In the genome of Geotrypetes seraphini chromosome 14, aGeoSer1.1, whole genome shotgun sequence, one region contains:
- the LOC117348000 gene encoding kelch-like protein 42, with protein MRLQGGVMASSEEMVQILLEGRSYTASKSKLIEKSDYFRALYSSGMRESGAGSLQLQGLSPQGLELVLRFIDTSQTSFEKESLQELVETASFLQVTCVLDLLLAQVRLENCAQLCQLSEVYGIHRLQAAAASFMADHYHEMLRRPEFGLFPDSFRAQIWETRMKGSATLLAVGDFVDNALKFAQEDNPWSMLRYDEVAQSWQPFANNLPPAMMNVRGYGSVVLDNYLFIVGGYRMTSQEIAAAHCYNPCTNEWSQIAPMNQKRANFKLLTLNGKLYAVGGQSLSNVECYSPEHDWWTFIAALPTALAEFSACACQGKIYVVGGYTTRERNLNVLRYCPARDAWTVLEPCSFHIRKQQMLSFEDTIYLVGGSIHELRPNRKPPQSEDMLTVQSYNTVTQEWLCLKESVSKSGLNLTCTLHNDGIYIMSRDITFSTSLKHRVFLKYNIFTGGWESFRQVPLVGQNMIVCSLYLPNALQV; from the coding sequence ATGCGGCTGCAAGGCGGAGTGATGGCTTCTTCTGAGGAGATGGTCCAgatcctcctggaagggaggtcTTATACGGCCAGCAAGAGCAAGCTGATCGAGAAGAGCGACTACTTCCGAGCCCTCTACAGCTCTGGCATGAGGGAGTCGGGGGCAGGCTCGCTGCAGCTGCAGGGCTTGAGCCCCCAGGGTCTGGAGCTGGTGCTGCGCTTCATCGACACCTCCCAGACCAGCTTTGAAAAGGAGAGCTTGCAGGAGCTGGTCGAGACGGCCTCCTTCCTGCAGGTGACCTGTGTGCTGGACCTGCTGCTGGCCCAGGTCCGGCTGGAGAACTGCGCCCAGCTGTGCCAGCTGTCCGAGGTCTATGGCATCCACCGGCTCCAGGCCGCAGCTGCCAGCTTCATGGCTGACCACTACCACGAGATGCTGAGAAGGCCGGAGTTCGGCCTCTTCCCGGACTCTTTCAGGGCGCAGATCTGGGAGACGAGGATGAAAGGCTCGGCCACGCTCCTGGCTGTGGGCGATTTCGTGGATAATGCTCTGAAGTTTGCGCAGGAGGATAACCCCTGGTCTATGCTGAGGTATGATGAAGTGGCTCAGAGCTGGCAACCCTTTGCTAACAATCTGCCTCCAGCCATGATGAACGTAAGAGGATATGGATCGGTGGTCTTGGACAATTACCTCTTCATAGTTGGAGGTTACAGAATGACCAGCCAAGAAATAGCCGCTGCTCATTGCTATAATCCTTGCACGAACGAATGGAGTCAGATCGCACCCATGAACCAGAAGAGGGCCAACTTCAAACTGCTGACTTTGAACGGGAAGCTCTATGCGGTAGGGGGTCAGTCACTGTCCAACGTCGAGTGCTACAGCCCCGAGCATGACTGGTGGACCTTTATCGCTGCTCTGCCAACTGCACTTGCTGAATTCTCCGCCTGCGCGTGCCAGGGCAAAATTTATGTCGTGGGCGGGTACACGACCAGAGAACGGAATCTGAACGTCCTGCGGTACTGCCCCGCCCGCGATGCGTGGACCGTGTTGGAACCGTGCAGCTTCCACATCCGCAAACAGCAGATGCTCTCCTTTGAGGACACAATCTACCTTGTGGGGGGTTCGATCCATGAGCTGAGACCTAATCGGAAGCCTCCCCAAAGTGAAGACATGCTGACGGTACAGTCTTACAACACGGTCACCCAGGAATGGCTGTGTCTTAAGGAAAGCGTGTCGAAGTCTGGGCTGAACTTGACTTGTACGTTGCACAATGATGGCATCTACATTATGAGCAGAGATATCACGTTTTCTACCAGCCTCAAGCATAGGGTCTTTCTAAAATACAACATATTCACAGGCGGATGGGAGTCGTTTCGACAAGTCCCACTCGTTGGCCAAAACATGATAGTGTGTTCTCTCTATCTACCTAATGCTCTGCAGGTgtag